The Chloroflexota bacterium genomic interval TGAGGAGGAGCAATCATGCTGAACGGAGAAATTGATAACTTTCTGCAAGAGGCGCTACAGCGGGGAACTCGAGCCGACCTTGCGCATTTGATGGAGGGCTACAAGCTGTGTGCCCAAAGCGAGGGGAAAAGCCCGGCGACGATCGCTATCGTAGAGGCTTCGGTACGTTATCTCCAAGAATTCCTGTCCTCAAATGGGTTGCCGACTGATATCGGGAGGATTGACGTACGAGAACTTCGGCGCTTCATCGTTCACCTGCAGGGGCGACAACGGTTCGCTCAGCACCGATTCACCAGGCCACAGGAGGGTCATCTCTCAGGGCATACCGTGAACGGCTATCTTCGTGCTGTGAGGAGTTTCTGGTCCTGGGCACAAAGGGAGGGATTCGTCGAGGAGAACCCCTTCTCACAAATAAAGATACCCAAAGCACCGAAGAAGATTATGCCCACCTTTACCCAGGAGCAACTGCGGCAACTTATGGGGGCAATAGATACGAGAACGCCACTGGGCTACCGGGATTACACCATCATTTTGACACTTATAGACACAGGGATGCGGTGCAGCGAGCTCACCGGCCTCAAAGTCGAGGATGTTAATTTAGAGGCCAGACTATGCAAGGTGTGGGGCAAGGGAAGCAAGGAGAGGCTAGTGCCTATTGGAGCTAAGGTTCAAAAGGCACTATGGAAGTATCTGATCCGCTGCCGTTCTGAGCCGGCCACTCCGCGGTACGATCAGACATTTCTTACCCGTGACGGTCGTCCTTTGACCAAGGACCGAGTCGAAGCCATCGTCGAACATTACGGCAAGAAGGCTGGCATCACCGGGGTACGATTAAGCCCCCATACCTTCCGTCATACCTTTGCCGTGATGTTTCTCCGCAACGGGGGAGATGTCTTCAGTTTGCAGAGGATAATGGGACATTCCACTCTCGATGTCCTCCGAATATATGTCAACATGGCGCAAGCCGACGTTCAAATGGCTCACCGTCGCCATTCGCCGATAGATAACATGGATTTCAAGCTGAAGTATGGAAAGACAAAAGAGGGTAAAGGCAGGATTCGGAAAGAGACAGTAAGGTGAAGTCGGGTGAAGTCAAACATTCAAAACTGTGTTCATTGGCTAATATTTGATGCCGAAAGGAGTTACAAGGATGAGCAAAGAGATAACACAAGCCAAAAAGCTCATGGTAGCCAGACTCTACTTTGAGGGTCTTTCCTATGATGAGATTGCCCGGAAGACGGGAATCGCTAAGGGTTCCGTCGCCGCGATAGTAGAGGATCTCAAAGAAGGCAGACTTCCCCAGTTTGAACATTTGACTGAACTTCTGAACGAGCTGAGAGACATGGTAGTGGCACTCAGGAAATCCAAGATGTCCTCGACAGAAGCGGTGTACCTTTTCACCATTGCTAGAAGGCTTATATCACTCGGTGTGGAGCCATCCCTGCTTGAATCCTGGGTAGGGATGTGTCGCTCTGTACCCGAGGAGGAATTCCCCCGCAGCCAAATCATCCAGGCAGCGACGAGACTGACGAAGATAGAGCGGGAGGGAACGAGCTATGACG includes:
- a CDS encoding tyrosine-type recombinase/integrase codes for the protein MLNGEIDNFLQEALQRGTRADLAHLMEGYKLCAQSEGKSPATIAIVEASVRYLQEFLSSNGLPTDIGRIDVRELRRFIVHLQGRQRFAQHRFTRPQEGHLSGHTVNGYLRAVRSFWSWAQREGFVEENPFSQIKIPKAPKKIMPTFTQEQLRQLMGAIDTRTPLGYRDYTIILTLIDTGMRCSELTGLKVEDVNLEARLCKVWGKGSKERLVPIGAKVQKALWKYLIRCRSEPATPRYDQTFLTRDGRPLTKDRVEAIVEHYGKKAGITGVRLSPHTFRHTFAVMFLRNGGDVFSLQRIMGHSTLDVLRIYVNMAQADVQMAHRRHSPIDNMDFKLKYGKTKEGKGRIRKETVR